Proteins encoded in a region of the Acidobacteriota bacterium genome:
- a CDS encoding MFS transporter: MRVFYGWVIAACAFCTLLVTNGLIITGINAFDASLLAEFGWSRGGLKFRDLLTFIAAGLLAPVGGALSDRFGVRRMMLTGAALLAVCLWAYSHIHSAAGMYAVHVLFAVVLVTCGLMVCVLLTSHWFVAARGTALGFVIIGTSLGGVVFPVLNTVVIAAYGWRTAMQLLIAAPLLLWVAIAALVRDSPADKGLQPYGAGRAVPAAGTTRRQPERSVPYGQALRTTTFWALAVTAMSTFYAILATQAHLILYLRSLGASPVKAASGLSTLFVMGMIGKFLFGMLADLYDKQRVLQVNLLVMWIGGLALASMSPGAVWFAIALFGLGWGGIYTLLQVITMTAFGLAAGGKILGTITVLDAIGGGLGIWLTGLLYDRTGSYASAFAIVAGLITLAAGASTLVNVGLGADGRPAISET, translated from the coding sequence ATGCGCGTGTTCTACGGCTGGGTGATCGCCGCGTGCGCCTTCTGCACGCTGCTGGTGACCAACGGCCTGATCATCACCGGAATCAACGCCTTCGATGCCTCGCTGCTCGCCGAGTTCGGCTGGTCCCGCGGCGGCCTGAAGTTCCGCGACCTGCTGACGTTCATCGCGGCGGGCCTGCTGGCCCCGGTCGGCGGCGCGCTCTCCGATCGCTTCGGTGTCCGGCGGATGATGCTCACCGGCGCCGCGCTGCTCGCGGTCTGCCTGTGGGCGTACTCGCACATCCACTCGGCGGCCGGCATGTACGCCGTGCACGTGCTGTTCGCGGTCGTGCTGGTGACCTGCGGCCTCATGGTGTGCGTGCTGCTCACGTCGCACTGGTTCGTGGCGGCACGCGGAACGGCGCTCGGCTTCGTCATCATCGGCACCAGCCTGGGCGGCGTCGTCTTCCCGGTGCTCAACACGGTCGTGATCGCCGCCTACGGGTGGCGCACCGCCATGCAGCTGCTCATCGCGGCGCCGCTCCTGCTGTGGGTGGCCATCGCCGCCCTCGTACGGGACTCCCCCGCCGACAAGGGGCTGCAGCCGTACGGGGCCGGACGCGCGGTTCCGGCGGCGGGCACGACCCGCCGGCAGCCTGAGCGCAGCGTGCCGTACGGCCAGGCGCTCCGGACCACCACGTTCTGGGCGCTTGCCGTGACGGCGATGTCGACCTTCTACGCCATCCTGGCGACGCAGGCGCACCTGATTCTGTACCTCCGGAGCCTGGGCGCGAGCCCCGTGAAGGCGGCCTCGGGGCTGAGCACGCTGTTCGTGATGGGGATGATCGGCAAGTTCCTGTTCGGGATGCTCGCCGACCTGTACGACAAGCAGCGCGTGCTGCAGGTGAACCTGCTGGTCATGTGGATCGGCGGCCTGGCGCTCGCGTCGATGTCGCCGGGCGCGGTCTGGTTCGCGATCGCGCTGTTCGGCCTCGGCTGGGGCGGGATCTACACGCTGCTCCAGGTCATCACGATGACCGCCTTCGGCCTCGCCGCCGGCGGCAAGATCCTCGGCACCATCACCGTGCTCGACGCCATCGGCGGCGGGCTCGGGATCTGGCTCACGGGACTGCTGTACGACCGCACCGGCTCCTACGCTTCCGCGTTTGCCATCGTCGCCGGCCTGATCACGCTGGCGGCGGGGGCGTCCACCCTCGTGAACGTCGGCCTCGGCGCGGACGGCAGACCGGCGATCAGCGAGACCTGA